A window of Castanea sativa cultivar Marrone di Chiusa Pesio chromosome 1, ASM4071231v1 contains these coding sequences:
- the LOC142628893 gene encoding uncharacterized protein LOC142628893, translating to MCPICMRFPESAIHVLWECDAAQDVWTGSLKILQKGVSSMTDVLQLMEYLLDRVESQELEVVLVQAWLIWNQRNRFIHGGKFHDPGWLNNHARDYLEEYWTAIDQMGVEPEMQTNRDTWQLPPHSVFKLNFDAALFLGLNISSFGAVIRNEK from the coding sequence ATGTGTCCAATATGTATGAGGTTCCCGGAGTCAGCTATCCATGTTCTATGGGAATGTGATGCAGCTCAAGATGTTTGGACTGGAAGcttgaaaattctgcagaaaggAGTTTCGAGTATGACTGATGTGCTTCAATTAATGGAGTACTTACTAGATCGGGTAGAGTCACAAGAATTGGAGGTAGTGTTAGTCCAAGCATGGTTGATATGGAATCAAAGAAACAGGTTTATTCATGGAGGCAAGTTTCATGATCCGGGTTGGTTGAACAATCATGCAAGGGATTATCTAGAGGAGTATTGGACTGCAATAGATCAGATGGGAGTTGAACCAGAGATGCAGACTAATCGAGATACCTGGCAGCTCCCTCCACATTCGGTCTTCAAGCTTAACTTTGATGCAGCATTGTTTTTGGGCCTAAACATATCAAGCTTTGGAGCAGTCATACGAAATGAAAAATGA